A region from the Variovorax sp. V93 genome encodes:
- a CDS encoding porin — MKKSLVALAALAVAGVASAQSSVTLFGVVDASISGYSSTSRDLNGATFLNPFYLNQGSVKVSRRELANSGYNSSRLGFRGTEDLGGGLAASFWLEAPIKNDDGSEGVATFARRSTVSLSGGFGEVRLGRDYTPTFWNDTVFDPFGTNGVGSNLINTANNTFGAFGTPTAAVGSFTNVGASNYVRASNTIGYFLPPNLGGFYGQVQYGFSEKTKYDPGTATPTTANASRQGRYVGGRFGYANGPLDVAIAYGSSTVGDQYYVGTTTKVNTLNLGASYDFGPVKLFGEVSKAKNKVDYEVEPFLGGRPDVDLTGYLLGVTVPVGAGLIRASYSHVKYDNNAPVVLFAPAVEDPKANKLALGYVHNLSKRTALYATIARVSNKNGAALTVGGPAFISNGVFTPKTSTGYDFGIRHAF, encoded by the coding sequence ATGAAAAAATCTCTAGTTGCTCTGGCTGCCCTGGCTGTTGCCGGTGTTGCCTCGGCTCAGTCGTCCGTCACGCTGTTCGGCGTGGTCGACGCGTCGATCAGCGGCTATTCGAGCACCTCGCGTGACCTGAACGGTGCCACGTTCCTGAACCCGTTCTACCTGAACCAAGGCAGCGTCAAGGTCAGCCGTCGTGAACTGGCTAACTCGGGCTACAACTCCAGCCGTCTGGGCTTCCGTGGTACGGAAGACCTCGGCGGTGGCCTCGCAGCCAGCTTCTGGCTCGAAGCCCCGATCAAGAACGACGACGGCTCGGAAGGTGTTGCAACCTTCGCTCGCCGCTCGACCGTGAGCCTGTCGGGTGGTTTCGGTGAAGTCCGCCTCGGCCGTGACTACACCCCCACGTTCTGGAACGACACCGTGTTCGATCCGTTCGGCACCAACGGCGTTGGCAGCAACCTGATCAACACCGCCAACAACACCTTCGGCGCGTTCGGCACCCCCACGGCTGCCGTCGGCTCGTTCACCAACGTTGGCGCCAGCAACTACGTTCGCGCCAGCAACACCATCGGCTACTTCCTGCCGCCGAACCTGGGTGGTTTCTACGGCCAAGTGCAGTACGGCTTCAGCGAGAAGACCAAGTACGATCCGGGCACCGCTACGCCGACCACCGCGAACGCTTCGCGTCAAGGCCGTTACGTTGGTGGCCGCTTCGGCTACGCCAACGGTCCTCTGGACGTTGCAATCGCTTACGGCAGCAGCACGGTTGGCGATCAGTACTACGTTGGCACGACCACCAAGGTCAACACGCTGAACCTCGGCGCTTCGTATGACTTCGGTCCCGTGAAGCTCTTCGGTGAAGTGTCGAAGGCCAAGAACAAGGTCGACTACGAAGTCGAACCGTTCCTCGGCGGCCGTCCTGACGTGGACCTCACCGGCTACCTGCTCGGCGTGACCGTGCCGGTCGGTGCTGGCCTGATCCGCGCTTCGTACTCGCACGTCAAGTACGACAACAACGCACCTGTGGTGTTGTTCGCTCCTGCCGTCGAAGATCCGAAGGCCAACAAGCTGGCTCTGGGCTACGTGCACAACCTGTCGAAGCGCACGGCTCTGTACGCAACGATCGCTCGCGTGAGCAACAAGAACGGTGCAGCCCTGACCGTTGGCGGCCCGGCCTTCATCAGCAACGGCGTCTTCACCCCGAAGACCTCGACCGGCTACGACTTCGGTATCCGTCACGCTTTCTAA
- a CDS encoding ABC transporter permease: protein MIAFVLRRLIQAVIVMIAVAFIAFLLFQYVGDPVVFLLGQDAKPEQIRELRAALGLDQPFFVQFWHFLVNAAQGEFGLSLRQGAKVSRLIGERFPATLELALVAAVLALFIGIPMGVYTALRRGTFLSQVFMTVSLLGVSLPTFLIGILLILVFAVILGWFPSFGRGETVQFGWWSSGLFRADGWHHIILPAVTLAIFQLTLIMRLVRAEMLEVLRTDYIKFARARGLTNRAIHFGHALKNTLVPVMTITGLQLGGLIAFAIITESVFQWPGMGLLFIQAVTFADVPVMAAYLCLIALIFVVINLVVDLLYFVVDPRLRVGKAGGH, encoded by the coding sequence ATGATTGCCTTCGTCCTGCGCCGCCTGATCCAGGCCGTGATCGTCATGATCGCGGTCGCGTTCATCGCCTTTCTCCTCTTTCAATATGTGGGCGACCCCGTCGTGTTTCTGCTGGGCCAGGACGCCAAGCCCGAGCAGATCCGCGAGCTGCGCGCCGCATTGGGGCTCGACCAGCCCTTCTTCGTGCAGTTCTGGCACTTTCTCGTCAATGCGGCCCAGGGCGAGTTCGGCCTGAGCCTGCGCCAGGGCGCGAAAGTCTCGCGCCTCATCGGCGAGCGCTTTCCGGCCACGCTCGAACTCGCGCTCGTTGCGGCCGTGCTGGCTCTGTTCATCGGCATTCCGATGGGCGTGTACACCGCGCTGCGCCGCGGCACCTTCCTGAGCCAGGTGTTCATGACCGTGTCGCTGCTCGGCGTGTCCCTGCCCACCTTCCTGATCGGGATCCTGCTGATCCTGGTGTTTGCGGTGATTCTGGGCTGGTTCCCGAGCTTCGGGCGCGGGGAGACCGTGCAGTTCGGCTGGTGGAGCAGCGGCCTGTTCCGGGCCGACGGATGGCATCACATCATCCTGCCGGCGGTCACGCTCGCGATCTTCCAGCTGACCCTGATCATGCGGCTGGTGCGCGCCGAGATGCTCGAGGTCCTGCGCACCGACTACATCAAGTTTGCGCGCGCGCGCGGCCTGACGAACCGCGCCATTCATTTCGGCCATGCGCTCAAGAACACGCTGGTGCCGGTGATGACGATCACGGGCCTGCAGCTGGGCGGCCTCATTGCCTTTGCCATCATTACCGAGTCGGTGTTCCAGTGGCCCGGCATGGGGCTGCTGTTCATCCAGGCCGTGACCTTTGCCGACGTTCCGGTGATGGCGGCCTACCTGTGCCTCATTGCCTTGATCTTCGTGGTGATCAATCTCGTGGTCGACCTGCTCTATTTCGTGGTCGATCCGCGGCTGCGCGTGGGCAAGGCGGGAGGACATTGA
- a CDS encoding M20 aminoacylase family protein, with translation MTVVAAAAAPRLQASGRAFAHIASFYPEITAFRRDLHAHPELGFEEVYTAGRVREALRACGVDEIHEGIGKTGVVGVIRGRSTASGRMIGLRADMDALPMREDNDFGWRSANDGLMHGCGHDGHTAMLVGAARYLAETRSFDGTAVLIFQPGEEGFAGARVMIEDGLFDRFPVDAVYAMHNWPAMPAGTVGINRGAMMAAADRITIEIKGKGGHGAHAYQTIDPVVVAAHIITAAQTIVSRSVRPIDAAVVSICAVQAGDLGAMSVIPGEATLVGTVRTFSARVQAQVEQRLTELCTAVAAGFGATATIRYERIYPATINTAPEAMFAADVAESLVGASNVERSMEPSMGAEDFSFMLQKKAGAYLRIGQDAKCGAFLHNSRYDFNDEILPLGAALHAGLIEQGMPLAATRSQQPVKDAATATS, from the coding sequence ATGACGGTTGTCGCAGCAGCTGCAGCACCGCGACTGCAGGCCTCGGGCAGGGCGTTTGCGCACATCGCGAGCTTCTATCCGGAGATCACGGCCTTTCGCCGCGACCTGCACGCCCACCCCGAACTCGGCTTCGAAGAGGTCTACACGGCCGGCCGCGTGCGCGAGGCGCTGCGTGCCTGCGGCGTGGACGAGATCCACGAGGGCATCGGCAAGACCGGCGTGGTGGGCGTCATCCGCGGCCGGTCCACGGCGAGCGGGCGGATGATCGGCCTGCGCGCCGACATGGATGCACTGCCCATGCGCGAAGACAACGACTTCGGCTGGCGCTCCGCCAACGACGGCCTGATGCACGGCTGCGGGCATGACGGGCACACGGCCATGCTGGTCGGCGCGGCGCGCTACCTGGCCGAGACCCGCAGTTTCGACGGCACCGCGGTGCTGATCTTCCAGCCTGGCGAAGAAGGCTTTGCCGGCGCGCGCGTGATGATCGAGGACGGCTTGTTCGACCGCTTTCCGGTCGACGCGGTCTATGCAATGCACAACTGGCCCGCCATGCCCGCGGGCACCGTGGGCATCAACCGCGGCGCCATGATGGCGGCGGCCGACCGCATCACGATCGAGATCAAGGGCAAGGGCGGCCACGGTGCCCATGCCTACCAGACCATCGACCCCGTGGTGGTCGCCGCGCATATCATCACGGCCGCGCAGACCATCGTATCGCGCAGCGTGCGGCCGATCGATGCTGCAGTGGTCAGCATCTGCGCGGTGCAGGCGGGCGACCTGGGCGCGATGAGCGTGATTCCGGGCGAGGCCACGCTGGTGGGGACCGTGCGCACCTTCAGCGCGCGCGTGCAGGCGCAGGTCGAGCAGCGCCTGACCGAACTCTGCACCGCGGTGGCTGCGGGCTTCGGCGCCACGGCCACCATCAGGTACGAGCGCATCTACCCCGCCACCATCAACACCGCACCGGAGGCGATGTTCGCGGCCGACGTGGCCGAGTCGCTGGTGGGCGCTTCCAACGTCGAGCGCAGCATGGAGCCCAGCATGGGCGCCGAGGACTTCTCCTTCATGCTGCAGAAAAAGGCCGGGGCCTACCTGCGCATCGGCCAGGACGCCAAGTGCGGCGCCTTCCTGCACAACAGCCGCTACGACTTCAACGACGAGATCCTGCCGCTCGGCGCCGCATTGCATGCGGGGCTGATCGAGCAGGGCATGCCGCTGGCTGCCACCCGCAGCCAGCAGCCCGTGAAAGACGCCGCTACCGCGACGTCTTGA
- a CDS encoding ABC transporter substrate-binding protein, producing MSFQKKAAAVAVLCMLGTASLMAGAQTIRVANQGDALSLDPHSLNESLQLSTTANVYETLVGRNKDLSVAPLLATSWKQTSPTVWRFELRKNVQFHDGTPFTADDVLFSFARASGDGSDMKSNTTDIKEVRKVDSHTIEIETKGPFPILPDVITQLMIMSKKWCEENKAVTPVDRRKGIENTASFKANGTGPFRVRERQPNVRTVFVRNPTYWGKIEGNAQEIIFTPIANPATRVAALISGEVDVMEPVPVQDIARVNASPTARVISGPELRTIFLGMDQKRDELLYSSVKGKNPFKDKRVRQAFYQAIDIAGIQRTVMRGASRPTALMVGPGINGWNEAQDKRLPYDVEAAKKLLTEAGYPNGFEVTMNCPNDRYVNDGQICQSVASNLAKIGVKINLAAETKGTYFPKVLRRDTSFYMLGWTPTTYDSHNALTALMACPDDKTGAGQFNLGAYCNPKVDELTKKIQSETDKPKRDAMIKEAFDLHTADIGHLPLHQQTLAWGVSKKVALTQMADNYMPFKWMSIKP from the coding sequence ATGAGTTTTCAGAAGAAGGCGGCTGCGGTCGCAGTTTTGTGCATGCTGGGCACCGCCAGCCTGATGGCCGGCGCGCAGACCATTCGCGTGGCGAACCAGGGGGACGCGCTGTCGCTCGACCCGCACTCGCTCAACGAGTCGCTGCAGCTGAGCACCACCGCCAACGTCTATGAAACGCTGGTCGGCCGCAACAAGGACCTGAGCGTCGCGCCGTTGCTGGCCACCAGCTGGAAACAGACCTCGCCCACCGTGTGGCGCTTCGAACTGCGCAAGAACGTCCAGTTCCACGACGGCACGCCCTTCACGGCCGACGACGTGCTCTTCAGCTTCGCGCGCGCCTCGGGCGACGGCTCGGACATGAAGTCCAACACCACCGACATCAAGGAAGTGCGCAAGGTCGACTCGCATACGATCGAGATCGAGACCAAAGGGCCGTTCCCCATTCTTCCCGACGTCATCACGCAGCTCATGATCATGAGCAAGAAGTGGTGCGAAGAAAACAAGGCCGTCACGCCCGTCGACCGCCGCAAGGGCATCGAGAACACCGCCTCGTTCAAGGCCAACGGCACCGGCCCGTTCCGCGTGCGCGAGCGCCAGCCGAACGTGCGCACGGTGTTCGTGCGCAACCCCACCTACTGGGGCAAGATCGAAGGCAACGCGCAGGAGATCATCTTCACGCCGATCGCCAACCCGGCCACACGCGTCGCCGCGCTGATCTCGGGCGAAGTCGACGTCATGGAGCCGGTGCCCGTGCAGGACATCGCGCGCGTCAACGCCAGCCCGACGGCGCGCGTCATCTCCGGCCCCGAGCTGCGCACCATCTTCCTGGGCATGGACCAGAAGCGCGACGAGCTGCTGTACTCCAGCGTCAAGGGCAAGAACCCGTTCAAGGACAAGCGCGTGCGCCAGGCCTTCTACCAGGCCATCGACATCGCCGGCATCCAGCGCACGGTGATGCGCGGGGCCTCGCGTCCCACCGCGCTGATGGTCGGCCCCGGCATCAACGGCTGGAACGAAGCGCAGGACAAGCGCCTGCCCTACGACGTCGAGGCCGCCAAGAAGCTGCTGACCGAAGCCGGCTACCCGAACGGTTTCGAAGTGACGATGAACTGCCCGAACGACCGCTACGTGAACGACGGCCAGATCTGCCAGAGCGTGGCCTCCAACCTCGCGAAGATCGGCGTCAAGATCAACCTCGCGGCCGAGACCAAGGGCACCTACTTCCCGAAGGTGCTGCGCCGCGACACCAGCTTCTACATGCTGGGCTGGACCCCGACCACCTACGACTCGCACAACGCGCTCACGGCGCTGATGGCCTGCCCGGACGACAAGACCGGCGCCGGCCAGTTCAACCTGGGCGCCTACTGCAATCCCAAGGTCGACGAGCTGACCAAGAAGATCCAGTCGGAGACCGACAAGCCCAAGCGCGACGCGATGATCAAGGAAGCCTTCGACCTGCACACCGCGGACATCGGCCACCTGCCGCTGCACCAGCAGACGCTGGCCTGGGGTGTCAGCAAGAAGGTGGCACTGACGCAGATGGCCGACAACTACATGCCCTTCAAGTGGATGAGCATCAAGCCGTGA
- a CDS encoding ABC transporter permease has protein sequence MKKTFARWLDSDVGYSFRTSPVAMAAALIALACVFCAVFAGWVSPHNPFDLATLELGDARLPPAWSAEGSSKYLLGTDDQGRDILSAVIYGARISLIVGIVSVALSITVGVVLGLLAGFLGGWLDSFLMRLCDVMLSFPPILVALLIAGVGRALFPNAHESLAFGVLIISISLTGWVQYARTVRGSTLVERNKEYVQAARVTGVAPLRIMLRHVLPNVMGPVMVLATIQVATAIITEATLSFLGVGVPPTSPSLGTLISIGNQYLFSGEWWITVFPGLMLVLIALSVNLLGDWLRDALNPRLR, from the coding sequence ATGAAAAAAACATTCGCCCGCTGGCTCGACAGCGATGTCGGCTACAGCTTTCGCACTTCGCCCGTGGCGATGGCGGCGGCGCTCATCGCGCTGGCCTGCGTGTTCTGCGCGGTCTTTGCAGGATGGGTGTCGCCGCACAACCCCTTCGACCTCGCGACGCTCGAACTCGGCGACGCGCGCCTGCCGCCCGCGTGGAGTGCCGAGGGCTCCTCCAAGTACCTGCTGGGCACCGACGACCAGGGCCGCGACATTCTCTCGGCCGTGATCTACGGCGCGCGCATCTCGCTGATCGTCGGCATCGTGTCGGTGGCGCTGTCGATCACGGTGGGCGTGGTGCTCGGCCTGCTGGCCGGTTTCCTCGGCGGCTGGCTCGATTCGTTCCTCATGCGCCTGTGCGACGTGATGCTGTCGTTTCCGCCCATCCTGGTGGCGCTGCTGATTGCCGGCGTCGGCCGCGCGCTGTTTCCCAATGCGCATGAGTCGCTGGCCTTCGGCGTGCTCATCATCTCCATCTCGCTGACCGGCTGGGTGCAGTACGCGCGCACGGTGCGCGGCTCCACGCTGGTGGAGCGCAACAAGGAATACGTGCAGGCCGCGCGCGTGACCGGCGTGGCGCCGCTGCGCATCATGCTGCGCCACGTGCTGCCCAACGTGATGGGCCCGGTGATGGTGCTGGCCACCATCCAGGTGGCCACCGCCATCATCACCGAGGCGACCCTGTCGTTCCTCGGCGTCGGCGTGCCGCCGACCTCGCCTTCGCTGGGCACGCTGATCAGCATCGGCAACCAGTACCTGTTCTCGGGCGAGTGGTGGATCACCGTGTTCCCGGGCCTGATGCTGGTGCTGATCGCGCTCAGCGTGAACCTGCTGGGCGACTGGCTGCGCGATGCGCTGAACCCGCGCCTGCGCTGA
- a CDS encoding ABC transporter ATP-binding protein — protein sequence MTLLQVKNLVVEFPHRRGTLRALDGISFDIAPGEILGVVGESGAGKSLTGAAIIGLLEPPGRVASGEIVLEGQRIDNLGFDAMRPIRGRKIGAIFQDPLTSLNPLYTVGRQLVETIRAHLPVTEAEARRRAIGLLQDTGIPAAEQRIDHFPHQFSGGMRQRVVIALALAAEPKLIVADEPTTALDVSIQAQIIQLLKRICKDRGAAVMLITHDMGVIAETCDRVAVMYAGRIAEIGPVHEVIHQPAHPYTSGLMASIPDMTSDRERLNQIDGAMPRLNAIPQGCAYNPRCPRTFARCLTERPELMHAGATRAACWLHDATDPHKGQAELAARHHDAQLAGERAVPDAAAPLAEVTR from the coding sequence ATGACGCTGCTCCAGGTCAAGAACCTTGTGGTCGAGTTCCCGCACCGCCGCGGCACGCTGCGCGCGCTCGACGGAATTTCCTTCGACATCGCGCCCGGTGAAATCCTGGGCGTGGTGGGCGAGTCGGGCGCCGGCAAGTCGCTCACGGGCGCGGCCATCATCGGGCTGCTCGAGCCCCCGGGCCGCGTGGCCAGCGGGGAGATCGTGCTCGAAGGCCAGCGCATCGACAACCTCGGCTTCGATGCGATGCGGCCGATCCGCGGCCGCAAGATCGGCGCGATCTTCCAGGATCCGCTGACTTCGCTGAACCCGCTCTACACCGTCGGGCGGCAGCTGGTGGAAACCATCCGCGCGCACCTGCCGGTGACCGAGGCCGAAGCGCGGCGCCGCGCCATCGGCCTGCTGCAGGACACCGGCATTCCGGCCGCCGAGCAGCGCATCGACCACTTCCCGCACCAGTTCTCGGGCGGCATGCGCCAGCGCGTGGTGATTGCCCTGGCGCTGGCGGCCGAGCCCAAGCTCATCGTGGCCGACGAGCCGACCACCGCACTCGACGTGTCGATCCAGGCGCAGATCATCCAGCTGCTCAAGCGCATCTGCAAGGACCGCGGCGCCGCCGTGATGCTGATCACGCACGACATGGGCGTGATCGCCGAAACCTGCGACCGCGTGGCCGTGATGTACGCGGGCCGCATCGCCGAGATCGGCCCGGTGCACGAGGTGATCCACCAGCCGGCGCATCCCTACACCTCGGGCCTGATGGCCTCGATTCCCGACATGACGAGCGACCGCGAACGGCTCAACCAGATCGACGGCGCCATGCCGCGGCTCAATGCCATCCCGCAGGGCTGCGCCTACAACCCGCGCTGCCCGCGCACCTTTGCGCGCTGCCTGACCGAGCGGCCCGAGCTCATGCATGCCGGCGCCACGCGTGCCGCATGCTGGCTGCACGATGCCACCGATCCGCACAAGGGCCAGGCCGAGCTGGCCGCCCGGCACCACGATGCGCAGCTGGCCGGCGAGCGCGCCGTGCCCGATGCGGCCGCGCCGCTTGCGGAGGTGACCCGATGA
- a CDS encoding ABC transporter ATP-binding protein, producing the protein MSAAPLVVAHDLARTFDVSPPWLNRVLERKPRVLLHAVDGVSFSIERGKTLALVGESGCGKSTVARLLVGLYAPTRGGLQFDGQDAHAAFKTPEGRKLRRRIQMIFQDPYASLNPRWIVEDIVGEPLREHGILSGKAELRERVGELLKSVGLSPLDMSKYPHQFSGGQRQRISIARALATEPEFLVCDEPTSALDVSVQAQVLNIMKDLQRQQGLTYLFISHNLAVVRHVADQVGVMYLGRLVEVADKQKLFAEPQHPYTRMLLDAIPQMKHTGRARTPVQGEVPNPLNPPAGCAFHPRCPHANARCSAERPKLLTIRGVQVACHAAEEGRI; encoded by the coding sequence ATGAGCGCCGCACCGCTCGTGGTGGCGCACGACCTCGCCCGCACCTTCGACGTCTCGCCGCCGTGGCTCAACCGCGTGCTCGAACGCAAGCCGCGCGTGCTGCTGCATGCGGTGGACGGCGTGAGCTTTTCGATCGAGCGCGGCAAGACGCTGGCGCTGGTGGGCGAGTCGGGCTGCGGCAAGAGCACCGTGGCGCGGCTGCTGGTCGGCCTTTACGCACCCACGCGCGGCGGCCTGCAGTTCGACGGGCAGGACGCGCACGCCGCGTTCAAGACCCCCGAAGGCCGCAAGCTGCGCCGCCGCATCCAGATGATCTTCCAGGACCCGTACGCGAGCCTGAACCCGCGCTGGATCGTGGAAGACATCGTCGGCGAGCCGCTGCGCGAGCACGGCATCCTCAGCGGCAAGGCCGAGCTGCGCGAGCGCGTGGGCGAACTGCTCAAGTCGGTCGGCCTTTCGCCGCTGGACATGAGCAAGTACCCGCACCAGTTCTCGGGCGGCCAGCGCCAGCGCATTTCGATTGCGCGCGCACTCGCCACCGAGCCCGAGTTCCTGGTGTGCGACGAGCCCACCTCGGCGCTCGACGTGAGCGTGCAGGCGCAGGTGCTCAACATCATGAAGGACCTGCAGCGCCAGCAGGGCCTGACCTATCTCTTCATCTCGCACAACCTGGCAGTGGTGCGGCACGTGGCCGACCAGGTCGGCGTGATGTACCTGGGCCGGCTGGTCGAGGTGGCGGACAAGCAGAAGCTGTTTGCCGAGCCACAGCATCCCTATACGCGCATGCTGCTCGACGCGATTCCGCAGATGAAGCACACCGGCCGCGCGCGCACGCCGGTGCAGGGCGAAGTGCCGAACCCGCTGAACCCGCCGGCCGGCTGCGCGTTTCATCCGCGCTGTCCGCATGCGAATGCGCGGTGCTCGGCCGAGCGGCCGAAGCTGCTGACCATCAGGGGCGTGCAGGTGGCTTGCCACGCGGCGGAGGAAGGCCGGATCTAG
- the ygiD gene encoding 4,5-DOPA dioxygenase extradiol: MTMKQNTGTGGSPAIRSALGRRGFLMGSALAATSTLASLCSLSHAATGAPSQRMPVIFIGHGSPMNALADNAFTRRLSAWGRELPRPLAILSVSAHWLSRGATGVGMQERPKTIHDFGGFPQALFDIEYPAPGHPALARETVGAVKQAPVVGTQQWGLDHGTWTVLKHLYPKADIPVFQLSIDYDQPAAFHYAVGRDLAALRDKGVLVMGSGNVVHNLRATDRGTADGLTASRPWAQSFDDAVKAALAGRDDRALVGYEKLAGAATAVATPDHYFPFLYALGAAGPSERAKTVHEGFQSGTLSMRCVQFG, from the coding sequence ATGACGATGAAGCAGAACACAGGCACCGGCGGCAGCCCGGCGATCCGGTCGGCGCTGGGCCGACGCGGCTTTCTCATGGGTTCCGCGCTAGCGGCCACTTCGACGCTGGCTTCGCTTTGTTCGCTGTCGCACGCCGCCACCGGGGCGCCGTCGCAGCGGATGCCGGTCATCTTCATCGGCCATGGTTCGCCGATGAACGCGCTGGCCGACAACGCCTTCACGCGCCGGCTGTCCGCCTGGGGCAGGGAACTGCCGCGGCCTTTGGCCATCCTGAGCGTTTCGGCCCATTGGCTGAGCCGCGGCGCCACCGGCGTCGGAATGCAGGAGCGGCCGAAGACGATCCACGACTTCGGCGGCTTTCCACAGGCGCTTTTTGACATCGAGTACCCGGCACCGGGCCATCCCGCGCTCGCGCGCGAAACCGTCGGCGCGGTGAAGCAGGCCCCGGTGGTGGGCACCCAGCAGTGGGGCCTGGACCACGGGACCTGGACGGTGCTGAAGCACCTCTATCCGAAGGCCGACATTCCGGTGTTCCAGCTCAGCATCGACTACGACCAGCCGGCCGCCTTCCACTACGCGGTGGGCCGCGACCTGGCGGCGCTGCGGGACAAGGGCGTGCTCGTGATGGGAAGCGGCAACGTGGTGCACAACCTGCGGGCCACCGACCGTGGCACGGCCGACGGGCTCACAGCCAGCCGGCCCTGGGCGCAATCGTTCGACGACGCGGTGAAGGCTGCGCTCGCGGGGCGGGACGACCGCGCGCTGGTCGGCTATGAAAAGCTGGCAGGTGCCGCCACCGCGGTCGCCACGCCGGACCACTACTTTCCGTTTCTCTACGCGCTCGGTGCCGCGGGGCCGAGCGAGCGTGCGAAAACGGTCCACGAGGGATTCCAGTCGGGCACGCTGAGCATGCGCTGCGTGCAGTTCGGCTGA
- the zwf gene encoding glucose-6-phosphate dehydrogenase, which translates to MSFDLVLFGGTGDLAWRKLMPALFQAFRHGSLPKDGRIVGVARDDLSDDQYRELIQSRFNAVEGAKRPSAEEFEKFASLLYYLRMDLSKPADYARLSELLKQRNADTVVMYVATAPALFTQVVEQIAAAGLNGASTRVVLEKPLGHDLASNRAINAAVCKVLDEKQVFRIDHYLGKPSVQNLFAMRFGNALFEPIWRREHIANIQITIAEDLGVEKRGAFYDQTGALRDMVQNHALQLVCAIGMEPPINSHADAIRDEKLKVLRALKPWTPETLGLHAIRGQYTAGTAYGERVPGYRDEPGVDPESRTETFVALRTEIANWRWAGVPLYIRTGKRLASRDARIEVNFRPTPHAIYRAPAGAVNKLVINLQPRDGLELHLLAQAQDNRRSSNGHHSAAQLAPVQLDLDFDKRFGAERVGAYERLLLDVIDGRLNLFVRSDEQEEAWRWVEPLIDSWASDGGPRPYAAGTWGPSASSAMIARDGFSWSEEQ; encoded by the coding sequence ATGAGCTTCGATCTCGTTCTGTTCGGCGGCACTGGCGATCTCGCATGGCGCAAGCTCATGCCCGCGCTGTTCCAGGCCTTCAGGCACGGCAGCCTTCCGAAAGACGGACGCATCGTCGGCGTGGCCCGCGACGACCTCTCGGACGACCAGTACCGCGAACTGATCCAGTCGCGCTTCAATGCCGTCGAAGGCGCCAAGCGCCCTTCGGCCGAGGAGTTCGAGAAGTTCGCCTCGCTGCTGTACTACCTGCGCATGGACCTGTCCAAGCCGGCCGACTACGCCCGGCTTTCCGAACTGCTCAAGCAGCGCAATGCCGACACGGTGGTGATGTACGTGGCCACGGCGCCCGCGCTCTTCACCCAGGTGGTCGAGCAGATTGCCGCGGCCGGCCTCAACGGAGCGTCGACCCGGGTGGTGCTCGAGAAGCCGCTGGGCCACGACCTGGCGTCCAACCGCGCGATCAATGCCGCAGTGTGCAAGGTGCTCGACGAGAAGCAGGTCTTCCGCATCGACCACTACCTGGGCAAGCCCTCGGTGCAGAACCTGTTCGCCATGCGCTTCGGCAATGCGCTGTTCGAGCCCATCTGGCGCCGCGAGCACATTGCCAACATCCAGATCACCATCGCCGAAGACCTGGGCGTCGAAAAGCGCGGCGCCTTCTACGACCAGACCGGCGCGCTTCGCGACATGGTGCAGAACCATGCGCTGCAGCTGGTCTGCGCCATCGGCATGGAGCCGCCGATCAACTCGCATGCGGACGCCATCCGCGACGAGAAGCTCAAGGTGCTGCGCGCACTCAAGCCCTGGACGCCCGAGACGCTGGGGCTGCATGCGATTCGCGGCCAGTACACGGCCGGCACGGCCTACGGCGAACGCGTGCCGGGCTACAGGGACGAGCCGGGCGTCGACCCCGAGAGCCGCACCGAGACCTTCGTGGCGCTGCGCACCGAGATCGCCAACTGGCGCTGGGCCGGCGTGCCGCTGTACATCCGGACCGGCAAGCGGCTGGCCTCGCGCGACGCGCGCATCGAGGTCAACTTCAGGCCCACGCCGCATGCGATCTACCGCGCACCTGCCGGCGCCGTCAACAAGCTGGTGATCAACCTCCAGCCGCGGGACGGCCTGGAGCTGCACCTGCTCGCGCAGGCCCAGGACAACCGCCGCAGCAGCAACGGCCACCACAGCGCCGCGCAGCTCGCGCCCGTGCAGCTGGACCTCGACTTCGACAAGCGCTTTGGCGCCGAGCGCGTGGGCGCCTACGAGCGGCTGCTGCTCGACGTGATCGACGGCCGCCTGAACCTCTTCGTGCGCAGCGACGAGCAGGAAGAGGCATGGCGCTGGGTCGAGCCGCTGATCGACAGCTGGGCATCGGACGGCGGGCCGCGCCCCTATGCCGCGGGCACCTGGGGGCCGAGCGCCTCGAGCGCGATGATTGCGCGCGACGGCTTCTCGTGGAGCGAGGAACAGTAG